One part of the Equus asinus isolate D_3611 breed Donkey chromosome 6, EquAss-T2T_v2, whole genome shotgun sequence genome encodes these proteins:
- the REV1 gene encoding DNA repair protein REV1 isoform X12 translates to MFFGYAKQLCPNLQAVPYDFHAYKEVARTMYETLASYTHHIEAVSCDEALVDITEILAETRLTPDEFANAVRMEIKDQTKCAASVGIGSNILLARMATRKAKPDGQYHLKPEDVDDFIRGQLVTNLPGVGRSMESKLTSLGIKTCGDLQYMTMAKLQKEFGPKTGQMLYRFCRGLDDRPVRTEKERKSVSAEINYGIRFTQPKEAEAFLLNLSEEIQRRLEAAGVKGKRLTLKILVRKPGAPVESAKFGGHGICDNFTRTITLDQATDSAKIIGKATLNMFHMMKLNIADMRGVGIHVNQLVPANANPSAGPTRPSLPSGHFPGGSHSVLDLFQVQKAKKPADEEHKEVFLAAMDLEVASASRTCALLPSFSTHLTSGISPVVSKAESSGKWNGLHAPISLKSRLNLSIEVPSPSQLDQSVLEALPPDLREQVEQVCAAQQGEAHGDKKKEPVNGCNTGILPQPVGTVLLQIPEPQESNSDTGINVIALPAFSQVDPEVFAALPPELQKELKAAYDQRQRQGEKSPQQPPAGASVSKNPLLQLKPAAVKEKKRNKKKSPVSPLKKIQSPLKNKLLNSPAKTLPGACGSPQKFIDGFLKYEGPASEKPLGEPSASTSGAPGLPGLQPVPPDCARPPAPNLAGAVEFSDVKTLLKEWITTISDPMEEDILQVVKYCTDLIEEKDLEKLDLVIKYMKRLMQQSVESVWNMAFDFILDNVQVVLQQTYGSTLKVT, encoded by the exons ATGTTTTTTGGGTATGCTAAACAACTTTGTCCTAATCTTCAAGCTGTTCCATATGATTTTCATGCGtataaggaagttgcacgaacaATGTATGAAACACTGGCAAG CTATACACATCACATCGAGGCTGTCAGTTGTGATGAAGCACTAGTAGACATCACTGAAATCCTTGCAGAGACCAGACTTACTCCTGACGAATTTGCAAATGCTGTCCGCATGGAAATCAAAGACCAGACTAAATGTGCTGCTTCTGTTGGAATTG gTTCTAATATTCTCCTGGCTAGAATGGCAACTAGAAAAGCAAAACCTGATGGCCAGTACCACTTAAAACCAGAGGACGTAGACGATTTTATCAGAGGGCAGCTGGTTACGAATCTGCCAG GAGTTGGACGTTCAATGGAATCCAAGTTGACATCTTTGGGAATTAAAACTTGTGGAGACTTGCAGTATATGACCATGGCAAAACTCCAAAAAGAATTTGGTCCCAAAACAGGTCAGATGCTTTATAGGTTCTGCCGTGGTTTGGATGATAGACCAGTTCgaactgaaaaggaaagaaaatccgTGTCAGCGGAGATCAACTATGGAATCCGGTTTACCCAG cCAAAAGAAGCAGAAGCTTTTCTTCTGAATCTTTCAGAAGAAATTCAACGACGACTTGAAGCTGCTGGCGTGAAGGGTAAACGCCTGACTCTCAAAATCCTGGTACGAAAGCCGGGGGCTCCTGTGGAAAGTGCGAAATTTGGGGGCCACGGAATTTGTGATAACTTCACCAG GACCATAACTCTTGACCAGGCAACAGACAGTGCGAAAATAATTGGAAAGGCCACATTAAACATGTTTCATATGATGAAACTCAACATAGCGGATATGAGAGGG GTTGGGATTCATGTGAATCAGCTGGTTCCTGCGAATGCAAACCCTTCCGCCGGTCCCACTCGCCCATCGCTTCCATCAGGCCACTTTCCTGGTGGGTCACACTCTGTCCTTGATCTCTTCCAAGTCCAGAAAGCTAAGAAACCTGCAGACGAGGAGCACAAGGAAG TATTTCTGGCTGCCATGGATCTGGAAGTAGCATCTGCCTCTAGAACTTGCGCTCTCTTGCCATCTTTTTCTACACATCTGACATCAGGTATCAGTCCTGTCGTTAGCAAAGCTGAGTCTTCAGGGAAGTGGAATGGTCTACATGCTCCCATCAGTTTAAAGTCAAGACTTAACCTGAGTATAGAGGTCCCGTCACCTTCCCAG CTCGATCAGTCCGTTTTGGAAGCGCTTCCACCTGATCTCCGAGAACAAGTGGAGCAAGTTTGTGCTGCTCAGCAAGGAGAGGCGCATGGCgacaaaaagaaagaaccagTAAATGGCTGTAACACGGGAATTTTGCCACAACCAGTTGGGACAGTTTTGTTACAAATACCAGAACCTCAGGAATCTAACAGTGATACAGGAATTAATGTAATAGCCCTTCCAGCATTTTCACAG GTGGACCCTGAGGTGTTCGCTGCCCTTCCTCCTGAGCTGCAGAAGGAGCTGAAAGCAGCATACGATCAAAGACAAAGGCAGGGAGAGAAAAGCCCTCAGCAGCCGCCGGCCGGCGCATCTG TGTCAAAGAATCCATTACTTCAGCTAAAACCAGcagcagtgaaagaaaagaaaagaaacaagaaaaaaagtcctgTCAGTCCCCTCAAGAAGATTCAGAGTCCTTTGAAAAACAAGCTGCTTAATAGTCCTGCAAAAACTCTGCCAGGAGCCTGTGGGAGTCCCCAGAAATTTATTGatgggtttttaaaatatgaaggtcCTGCTTCTGAGAAACCTCtg GGAGAACCCTCCGCTTCCACTTCAGGTGCGCCAGGCCTTCCTGGTTTGCAGCCTGTCCCACCCGACTGTGCTAGACCCCCGGCACCTAACCTAGCGGGAGCTGTGGAGTTCAGTGATGTGAAGACCTTGCTCAAAGAGTGGATAACTACCATTTCAG ATCCAATGGAAGAAGACATTCTGCAAGTTGTGAAATACTGTACTGATCTAATAGAGgaaaaagatttggaaaaactggacctagttataaaatacatgaaaag GTTGATGCAGCAGTCGGTGGAATCGGTTTGgaatatggcatttgactttATTCTTGACAATGTTCAGGTGGTTTTACAACAGACGTACGGAAGCACATTGAAAGTGACGTAA